The Streptomyces camelliae genome window below encodes:
- the nadA gene encoding quinolinate synthase NadA, with amino-acid sequence MTTAQTPELDVQPTPLALLLLGREADPKSERGVECPGDLPSPSDPDLVMRARAAKEKLGDKVFVLGHHYQRDEVIQFADVTGDSFKLARDAAARPEAEYIVFCGVHFMAESADILTSDAQKVVLPDLAAGCSMADMATAEQVAECWDVLTEAGVAEQVVPVSYMNSSADIKAFTGKHGGTICTSSNAKRALDWAFEQGEKVLFLPDQHLGRNTAVRDMGMSLDDCVVYNPHKPNGGLTADELRAAKMILWRGHCSVHGRFSLDSVDDVRARIPGVNVLVHPECKHEVVAAADYVGSTEYIIKALEAAPAGSKWAIGTELNLVRRLANRFAPEGKEIVFLDKTVCFCSTMNRIDLPHLVWTLESLAEGTLVNRIEVDKETEAFAKLALERMLALP; translated from the coding sequence GTGACCACCGCCCAGACCCCGGAGCTCGACGTGCAGCCGACTCCGCTCGCCCTGCTGCTGCTCGGCCGTGAGGCCGACCCGAAGAGCGAGCGGGGCGTCGAGTGTCCCGGTGACCTGCCTTCGCCGTCCGACCCCGACCTGGTGATGCGCGCCCGCGCGGCCAAGGAGAAGCTCGGCGACAAGGTCTTCGTGCTCGGCCACCACTACCAGCGCGACGAGGTCATCCAGTTCGCCGATGTCACGGGCGACTCCTTCAAGCTGGCCCGGGACGCGGCCGCGCGCCCGGAGGCCGAGTACATCGTCTTCTGCGGTGTGCACTTCATGGCCGAGTCGGCCGACATCCTCACCTCCGACGCCCAGAAGGTCGTCCTGCCCGACCTCGCCGCCGGCTGCTCCATGGCCGACATGGCGACGGCCGAGCAGGTCGCGGAGTGCTGGGACGTGCTGACCGAGGCGGGCGTGGCCGAGCAGGTCGTGCCGGTCTCGTACATGAACTCCTCGGCCGACATCAAGGCGTTCACCGGCAAGCACGGCGGCACGATCTGCACCTCGTCCAACGCCAAGCGCGCGCTCGACTGGGCCTTCGAGCAGGGCGAGAAGGTGCTCTTCCTGCCGGACCAGCACCTCGGCCGCAACACCGCCGTCCGGGACATGGGGATGTCCCTGGACGACTGCGTGGTCTACAACCCGCACAAGCCGAACGGCGGTCTGACGGCGGACGAGCTGCGGGCCGCGAAGATGATCCTGTGGCGCGGCCACTGCTCGGTCCACGGCCGCTTCAGCCTGGACTCGGTCGACGACGTCCGCGCCCGCATCCCCGGGGTGAACGTCCTGGTCCACCCGGAGTGCAAGCACGAGGTCGTGGCCGCGGCGGACTACGTCGGCTCGACGGAGTACATCATCAAGGCCCTGGAGGCGGCTCCGGCCGGTTCCAAGTGGGCCATCGGCACCGAGCTGAACCTGGTCCGCCGCCTGGCGAACCGTTTCGCTCCCGAGGGCAAGGAGATCGTCTTCCTCGACAAGACGGTCTGCTTCTGCTCGACCATGAACCGCATCGACCTGCCCCACCTGGTCTGGACCCTGGAGTCCCTGGCCGAGGGCACCCTGGTCAACCGGATCGAGGTCGACAAGGAGACGGAGGCGTTCGCCAAGCTGGCGCTGGAGCGGATGCTGGCACTGCCGTAG
- a CDS encoding iron-sulfur cluster assembly accessory protein, whose protein sequence is MSVSDETKTVTDGIILTDAAAAKVKALLDQEGRDDLALRVAVQPGGCSGLRYQLFFDERSLDGDVEKDFGGVKVVTDRMSAPYLGGATVDFVDTIEKQGFTIDNPNATGSCACGDSFS, encoded by the coding sequence ATGTCCGTATCGGACGAGACCAAAACCGTCACCGACGGCATCATCCTGACCGACGCCGCCGCGGCCAAGGTCAAGGCCCTGCTCGACCAGGAAGGCCGCGACGACCTCGCGCTGCGCGTCGCCGTCCAGCCCGGCGGCTGCTCCGGCCTGCGTTACCAGCTCTTCTTCGACGAGCGCTCGCTCGACGGCGACGTGGAGAAGGACTTCGGCGGGGTCAAGGTCGTCACGGACCGCATGAGCGCTCCGTACCTGGGCGGCGCCACCGTCGACTTCGTGGACACCATCGAGAAGCAGGGCTTCACGATCGACAACCCGAACGCGACCGGCTCCTGCGCCTGCGGCGACTCCTTCAGCTGA
- a CDS encoding carbohydrate kinase family protein has product MRIAVTGSIATDHLMTFPGRFADQFVADQLHTVSLSFLVDNLDVRRGGVGANIAFGMGQLGTKPILVGAAGFDFDEYRAWLDRHGVDTESVRISETLHTARFVCTTDADHNQIGSFYTGAMSEARLIELKTVADRVGGLDLVLIGADDPEGMLRHTEECRSRSIPFAADFSQQIARMEGDEIRVLMDGATYLFSNEYEKGLIETKTGWSDAEILGKVGHRVTTLGSRGVRIERAGDDPIEVGCPDEERKADPTGVGDAFRAGFLSGLAWGVSLERAAQVGCMLATLVIETVGTQEYQLQRAHFMERFTKAYGDEAAAEVQAHLS; this is encoded by the coding sequence GTGCGCATCGCAGTCACCGGCTCCATCGCCACTGACCACCTCATGACCTTCCCCGGCCGCTTCGCCGATCAGTTCGTCGCGGACCAGCTGCACACGGTTTCGCTCTCCTTCCTCGTCGACAACCTCGACGTGCGCCGCGGCGGCGTCGGCGCCAACATCGCCTTCGGCATGGGCCAGCTCGGCACGAAGCCGATCCTGGTCGGCGCCGCCGGCTTCGACTTCGACGAGTACCGCGCCTGGCTCGACCGCCACGGCGTGGACACCGAGTCGGTCCGGATCTCCGAGACCCTGCACACCGCCCGCTTCGTGTGCACCACCGACGCCGACCACAACCAGATCGGCTCCTTCTACACCGGCGCGATGAGCGAGGCCCGCCTCATCGAGCTGAAGACCGTCGCGGACCGCGTGGGCGGCCTCGACCTGGTCCTCATCGGCGCCGACGACCCGGAGGGCATGCTCCGCCACACGGAGGAGTGCCGCTCCCGGTCGATCCCCTTCGCCGCCGACTTCTCCCAGCAGATCGCCCGCATGGAGGGCGACGAGATCCGTGTGCTGATGGACGGGGCGACGTACCTGTTCTCCAACGAGTACGAGAAGGGCCTCATCGAGACCAAGACCGGCTGGAGCGACGCCGAGATCCTGGGCAAGGTCGGCCACCGCGTCACCACGCTCGGCTCGCGGGGCGTGCGCATCGAGCGGGCCGGCGACGACCCGATCGAGGTCGGCTGCCCCGACGAGGAGCGCAAGGCCGACCCCACGGGTGTCGGCGACGCCTTCCGCGCGGGCTTCCTGTCCGGACTGGCCTGGGGGGTCTCGCTGGAGCGCGCCGCCCAGGTGGGCTGCATGCTCGCCACGCTGGTCATCGAGACGGTGGGGACGCAGGAGTACCAGTTGCAGCGGGCGCACTTCATGGAGCGGTTCACCAAGGCGTACGGGGACGAGGCCGCGGCCGAGGTGCAGGCGCACCTGAGCTGA
- a CDS encoding cysteine desulfurase/sulfurtransferase TusA family protein — protein sequence MAYFDAASSAPLHPVARQALLASLDEGWADPARLYREGRKARMLLDAAREAAAEAVGCRADEVVFTSSGTRAVHMGVAGALAGRRRVGRHLIVSSVEHSSVLHSADMHESDGGTVTRVPVNRAGAVDPSGYAAALREDTALAVLQSANHEVGTVQPVAGVAEVCRAAGVPLLVDAAQSLGWGPVEGDWSLLTASAHKWGGPSGVGLLAVRKGVRFAAQGPVDERESGRAPGFENIPAIVAAVASLRAVRAEAAQEAVRLRELTARIRARVPELVADVEVVGDPERRLPGTVTFSCLYVDGEALLHELDQAGFSVSSGSSCTSSTLTPSHVLKAMGVLSEGNVRVSLPAGTAEEDVERFLAVLPGAVAGVREKLGAPAPETAVHAEELVVDSLGRRCPVPVIELAKVFDQVPVGGTVRVLSDDEAARLDIPAWCEMRGQEYVGEEPAERGTAYLVRRVS from the coding sequence ATGGCCTACTTCGACGCTGCCTCCAGTGCTCCTCTACACCCCGTCGCCCGTCAGGCTCTGTTGGCCTCCCTGGACGAAGGATGGGCCGATCCCGCGCGTCTTTACCGGGAGGGCCGTAAGGCTCGGATGCTGCTGGACGCCGCCCGGGAGGCGGCTGCCGAGGCGGTCGGGTGCCGGGCCGACGAGGTGGTGTTCACCTCGTCCGGGACACGGGCCGTACACATGGGTGTCGCGGGGGCGTTGGCCGGGCGGCGGCGGGTGGGACGCCACCTGATCGTGTCATCCGTAGAACACTCCTCCGTACTCCATTCGGCCGACATGCACGAGTCCGACGGCGGGACGGTCACCCGGGTGCCGGTGAACCGGGCGGGCGCCGTGGACCCGTCGGGCTATGCGGCGGCGCTCCGCGAGGACACCGCGCTGGCCGTGCTCCAGTCGGCCAATCACGAGGTGGGGACCGTGCAGCCGGTGGCCGGGGTGGCCGAGGTGTGCCGGGCGGCCGGGGTGCCGCTGCTGGTGGACGCGGCGCAGTCGCTGGGGTGGGGGCCGGTCGAGGGCGACTGGTCGCTGCTCACAGCCAGTGCGCACAAGTGGGGCGGGCCGTCGGGCGTCGGGCTGCTCGCCGTGCGCAAGGGGGTACGGTTCGCCGCTCAAGGGCCGGTGGACGAGCGGGAGTCGGGACGGGCGCCCGGCTTCGAGAACATCCCGGCGATCGTGGCGGCCGTGGCCTCGCTGCGCGCGGTACGGGCCGAGGCGGCCCAGGAGGCGGTACGGCTGCGGGAGCTGACGGCACGGATCCGGGCACGGGTGCCGGAGCTGGTGGCCGATGTGGAGGTGGTGGGCGACCCCGAGCGGCGGCTGCCCGGGACCGTCACCTTCTCGTGTCTCTATGTCGACGGAGAGGCTCTGCTGCACGAGTTGGACCAGGCGGGCTTCTCCGTCTCGTCCGGCTCGTCCTGCACGAGCAGCACGCTGACGCCCAGCCATGTGCTGAAGGCGATGGGCGTGCTGAGCGAGGGCAACGTGCGGGTGTCCCTGCCGGCGGGGACGGCGGAGGAGGACGTGGAGCGCTTCCTGGCGGTGCTGCCGGGGGCCGTGGCGGGGGTCAGGGAGAAGCTGGGCGCACCGGCCCCCGAGACGGCCGTGCACGCCGAGGAACTCGTCGTGGACTCCCTCGGCAGACGCTGCCCCGTCCCGGTCATCGAACTGGCCAAGGTGTTCGACCAGGTCCCGGTGGGCGGCACGGTCCGGGTCCTCTCCGACGACGAGGCCGCCCGCCTGGACATCCCGGCGTGGTGCGAGATGCGGGGGCAGGAGTACGTCGGAGAGGAGCCGGCGGAACGGGGTACGGCGTACCTGGTACGCCGGGTGAGCTGA
- the ctaC gene encoding aa3-type cytochrome oxidase subunit II, whose amino-acid sequence MSPNGSDRSPRRPMRRKLLQALTAGLVLATATGCTYKDFPRLGMPTPTTEEAPRILSLWQGSWAAALAVGVLVWGLILWSAFFHRRSRTKVEVPPQTRYNMPIEALYTVVPIIIISVLFYFTARDESKLLDLSKKPDVTINVVGYQWSWGFNYVENVPGVPGDAKTDKNLDAIPDRFKKDFPANAGGVYDAGTPATRNPQTGNPGPTLWLPKGKTVRFVLTSRDVIHSFWVVPFLMKQDVIPGHTNAFQVTPNQEGTFLGKCAELCGVDHSRMLFNVKVVSPAAYEQHLKDLAKKGQTGYIPAGIAQTSHEKNRETNNL is encoded by the coding sequence GTGAGTCCCAACGGCTCCGACCGCTCGCCGCGGCGCCCGATGCGGCGGAAGCTGCTGCAGGCACTGACCGCGGGCCTGGTCCTGGCGACCGCAACCGGTTGCACATACAAGGACTTCCCCCGCCTTGGCATGCCCACCCCGACCACGGAAGAGGCTCCGCGGATCCTCTCCCTGTGGCAGGGCTCCTGGGCTGCCGCGCTCGCCGTCGGCGTGCTGGTGTGGGGCCTGATCCTGTGGAGTGCTTTCTTCCACCGGCGCAGCCGCACCAAGGTCGAGGTACCTCCGCAGACCCGGTACAACATGCCGATCGAGGCCCTGTACACGGTGGTCCCGATCATCATCATCTCGGTGCTCTTCTACTTCACGGCACGGGACGAGTCGAAGCTTCTGGACCTCTCCAAGAAGCCCGACGTCACCATCAACGTGGTCGGCTACCAGTGGAGCTGGGGCTTCAACTACGTCGAGAACGTCCCCGGTGTCCCCGGCGACGCCAAGACCGACAAGAACCTGGACGCCATTCCGGACCGGTTCAAGAAGGACTTCCCGGCGAACGCCGGCGGTGTCTACGACGCCGGCACGCCCGCCACGCGGAACCCGCAGACAGGCAACCCCGGTCCGACGCTCTGGCTCCCCAAGGGCAAGACGGTCCGCTTCGTCCTCACCTCTCGTGACGTCATCCACTCCTTCTGGGTGGTGCCGTTCCTGATGAAGCAGGACGTCATCCCGGGCCACACCAACGCGTTCCAGGTGACCCCCAACCAGGAGGGCACCTTCCTCGGCAAGTGCGCCGAGCTCTGCGGCGTCGACCACTCCCGGATGCTGTTCAACGTGAAGGTCGTCTCCCCGGCGGCGTACGAGCAGCACCTCAAGGACCTCGCCAAGAAGGGGCAGACCGGTTACATTCCCGCCGGCATCGCGCAGACGAGCCACGAGAAGAACCGGGAGACGAACAACCTGTGA
- the ctaD gene encoding aa3-type cytochrome oxidase subunit I: protein MSILNEPQGAAAAEDSYENELPVRRKQPGNVVVKWLTTTDHKTIGTLYLTTSFAFFLIGGVMALLMRAELARPGLQIMSNEQFNQAFTMHGTVMLLMFATPLFAGFANWIMPLQIGAPDVAFPRLNMFAYWLYLFGSLIAVGGFLTPQGAADFGWFAYSPLSDAVRSPGVGADMWIMGLAFSGFGTILGSVNFITTIICMRAPGMTMFRMPIFVWNVLLTGVLVLLAFPVLAAALFALEADRKFGAHVFDAANGGALLWQHLFWFFGHPEVYIIALPFFGIISEVIPVFSRKPMFGYMGLIAATISIAGLSVTVWAHHMYVTGGVLLPFFSFMTFLIAVPTGVKFFNWIGTMWKGSLSFETPMLWATGFLITFTFGGLTGVILASPPMDFHVSDSYFVVAHFHYVVFGTVVFAMFSGFHFWWPKMTGKMLDERLGKITFWTLFIGFHGTFLVQHWLGAEGMPRRYADYLAADGFTALNTVSTISSFLLGLSILPFLYNVWKTAKYGKKVEVDDPWGYGRSLEWATSCPPPRHNFLTLPRIRSESPAFDLHHPEIAALEQLEHAGHGAIAGSKEAGK from the coding sequence GTGAGCATCCTCAACGAACCCCAGGGTGCCGCGGCAGCTGAGGACTCGTACGAGAACGAGCTGCCGGTCAGGCGCAAGCAGCCCGGCAATGTCGTGGTGAAGTGGCTGACGACCACCGACCACAAGACCATCGGAACGCTGTATCTGACGACGTCGTTCGCGTTCTTCCTGATCGGCGGCGTGATGGCGCTCCTCATGCGCGCCGAGCTGGCCCGGCCGGGCCTGCAGATCATGTCGAACGAGCAGTTCAACCAGGCGTTCACGATGCACGGCACCGTGATGCTGCTGATGTTCGCGACGCCGCTGTTCGCCGGTTTCGCGAACTGGATCATGCCGCTGCAGATCGGCGCGCCCGACGTGGCGTTCCCGCGGCTGAACATGTTCGCCTACTGGCTGTACCTGTTCGGCTCGCTCATCGCGGTGGGTGGCTTCCTCACCCCGCAGGGCGCGGCCGACTTCGGCTGGTTCGCCTACTCCCCGCTGTCGGACGCGGTCCGCTCGCCGGGCGTCGGCGCCGACATGTGGATCATGGGTCTGGCCTTCTCCGGCTTCGGTACGATCCTCGGCTCGGTCAACTTCATCACCACGATCATCTGCATGCGCGCCCCGGGCATGACCATGTTCCGCATGCCGATCTTCGTGTGGAACGTGCTGCTGACCGGTGTCCTGGTCCTGCTCGCCTTCCCGGTGCTGGCCGCCGCGCTGTTCGCCCTGGAGGCGGACCGCAAGTTCGGTGCCCATGTGTTCGACGCGGCAAATGGCGGAGCCTTGCTATGGCAACACCTCTTCTGGTTCTTCGGACATCCAGAGGTGTACATCATCGCGCTGCCATTCTTCGGAATCATTTCCGAAGTGATCCCGGTATTCTCCCGTAAGCCGATGTTCGGCTACATGGGTCTGATCGCCGCGACCATCTCGATCGCCGGTCTGTCCGTGACCGTGTGGGCCCACCACATGTACGTCACCGGCGGTGTGCTCCTGCCGTTCTTCTCCTTCATGACCTTCCTGATCGCCGTACCGACCGGTGTGAAGTTCTTCAACTGGATCGGCACGATGTGGAAGGGCTCGCTGTCCTTCGAGACGCCGATGCTCTGGGCGACCGGCTTCCTGATCACCTTCACGTTCGGTGGTCTGACCGGTGTCATCCTGGCCTCGCCCCCGATGGACTTCCACGTCTCCGACTCGTACTTCGTGGTGGCCCACTTCCACTACGTGGTCTTCGGTACGGTCGTCTTCGCGATGTTCTCCGGCTTCCACTTCTGGTGGCCGAAGATGACCGGCAAGATGCTGGACGAGCGGCTCGGCAAGATCACCTTCTGGACGCTGTTCATCGGCTTCCACGGCACCTTCCTGGTCCAGCACTGGCTGGGCGCCGAGGGCATGCCCCGTCGTTACGCCGACTACCTGGCGGCCGACGGCTTCACCGCCCTGAACACGGTCTCGACCATCAGCTCCTTCCTGCTCGGCCTGTCGATCCTGCCGTTCCTCTACAACGTGTGGAAGACGGCCAAGTACGGCAAGAAGGTCGAGGTCGACGACCCGTGGGGCTACGGCCGCTCGCTGGAGTGGGCGACCTCCTGCCCGCCGCCGCGGCACAACTTCCTCACCCTGCCGCGGATCCGCAGCGAATCCCCGGCGTTCGACCTGCACCACCCCGAGATCGCTGCCCTGGAGCAGCTTGAGCACGCCGGCCACGGCGCCATCGCGGGCAGCAAGGAGGCCGGCAAGTGA
- a CDS encoding cytochrome c oxidase subunit 4, which translates to MKIQGRMFIWLSVFILVMAIVYGVWSKEPAGTTALFLAFGLSVMIGFYLGFTARRVDAGAQDDKEADVADDAGELGFFSPHSWQPLMLGFGGAIAFLSIAVGWWLIYFSAPFIVIGLFGWVFEYYHGENRTQ; encoded by the coding sequence GTGAAGATCCAGGGCCGGATGTTCATCTGGCTGAGCGTCTTCATCCTCGTCATGGCGATCGTCTATGGCGTGTGGTCGAAGGAGCCGGCCGGTACCACCGCACTCTTCCTGGCCTTCGGCCTGAGCGTCATGATCGGCTTCTACCTGGGCTTCACCGCCCGGCGGGTCGACGCGGGCGCCCAGGACGACAAGGAGGCCGACGTCGCGGACGACGCGGGCGAGCTGGGCTTCTTCAGCCCGCACAGCTGGCAGCCGCTCATGCTGGGCTTCGGCGGTGCGATCGCCTTCCTCAGCATCGCGGTCGGCTGGTGGCTGATCTACTTCTCCGCGCCGTTCATCGTGATCGGCCTGTTCGGCTGGGTGTTCGAGTACTACCACGGTGAGAACCGCACCCAGTAG
- a CDS encoding L,D-transpeptidase, with protein sequence MNHTPRTRTVVSCALLLTALGTCVTACGSDGGNPLAAKPYDAADLISFNGPTGAGKQADPDKPLEITVNDSDDRITDVTVQDAAGRYVAGELAADGSRWHSTSPLAANAHYTVTVSTEDGDGAPGRKVLTFETGKPTAQKRLNITLGPNSGQYGVGQPITAELDQAVKDKAQRAVVERALRVDSTPAVQGSWYWVSDKELHYRPKEYWPVHATVSVHSNLDGIKIGDRLWGGASKPLKLTIGDRIEAVTDAAAHRMTVYRNGQAINQIPVTTGRPGWETRNGVKVIMDKQYFVRMRGTTVGIAEGTSDSYDLSVYYAIRETWSGEYVHAAPWSVGSQGYANVSHGCIGMSTANAEWLFNTVRLGDIVKVVNSGGRQMEPFGNGFGDWNVDWKKWGTGSALTKATPDGQAPGQAVRLQPTAL encoded by the coding sequence ATGAACCACACTCCGCGGACCCGCACCGTCGTCAGCTGCGCGCTGCTGCTGACCGCCCTCGGCACGTGCGTCACCGCCTGCGGTTCGGACGGCGGCAACCCCCTCGCGGCCAAGCCGTACGACGCGGCGGACCTGATCTCCTTCAACGGCCCCACCGGTGCGGGAAAGCAGGCCGACCCGGACAAGCCCCTGGAGATCACCGTCAACGACAGTGACGACCGGATCACCGACGTGACCGTCCAGGACGCCGCAGGGCGCTATGTGGCGGGCGAACTCGCCGCCGACGGCAGCCGCTGGCACAGCACCTCCCCGCTGGCCGCCAACGCCCACTACACGGTCACGGTGAGCACCGAGGACGGCGACGGCGCGCCCGGCCGCAAGGTCCTCACGTTCGAGACCGGCAAGCCCACCGCCCAGAAACGGCTGAACATCACGCTCGGCCCGAACTCGGGCCAGTACGGGGTCGGACAGCCCATCACCGCCGAACTCGACCAGGCGGTGAAGGACAAGGCGCAGCGCGCCGTCGTGGAGCGCGCCCTCCGGGTGGACTCCACGCCGGCCGTGCAGGGCTCCTGGTACTGGGTGAGCGACAAGGAACTCCACTACCGGCCCAAGGAGTACTGGCCCGTCCACGCCACCGTCTCGGTGCACAGCAACCTCGACGGCATCAAGATCGGCGACCGGCTGTGGGGCGGCGCCTCCAAGCCGCTGAAGCTCACCATCGGCGACCGGATCGAGGCCGTCACGGACGCCGCCGCGCACCGGATGACGGTCTACAGGAACGGCCAGGCGATCAACCAGATCCCGGTCACCACCGGCAGGCCCGGATGGGAGACCCGCAACGGTGTCAAGGTCATCATGGACAAGCAGTACTTCGTACGGATGCGCGGCACCACGGTCGGCATCGCCGAGGGCACCTCGGACTCCTACGACCTGTCGGTCTACTACGCCATCCGGGAGACCTGGTCCGGCGAGTACGTCCACGCCGCCCCCTGGTCCGTGGGCTCCCAGGGCTATGCGAACGTCAGCCACGGCTGCATCGGCATGAGTACGGCGAACGCCGAGTGGCTTTTCAACACTGTCCGTCTGGGCGACATCGTCAAGGTCGTCAACTCGGGCGGCCGGCAGATGGAGCCCTTCGGCAACGGCTTCGGCGACTGGAACGTCGACTGGAAGAAGTGGGGCACCGGCAGCGCCCTGACCAAGGCCACGCCGGACGGCCAGGCGCCCGGACAGGCGGTACGCCTTCAGCCGACGGCACTGTGA
- a CDS encoding response regulator produces the protein MQPTATVLVYSDDSNTREQVRMAAGRRPAPDVPFVEFVECATPDAVLRELDKGGIDVCVLDGEAVPMGGMGVCRQIKDEVFNCPPVLLLMGRPQDAWLATWSRADAAVTLPVDPVEFAASLASLLRHKRLLSA, from the coding sequence ATGCAGCCGACCGCCACCGTGCTGGTCTACAGCGACGACTCCAACACCCGCGAGCAGGTACGGATGGCCGCCGGCCGCAGGCCGGCTCCCGACGTCCCCTTTGTCGAGTTCGTGGAGTGTGCGACGCCCGACGCCGTGCTGCGTGAGCTGGACAAGGGCGGGATCGACGTCTGTGTGCTCGACGGTGAGGCCGTGCCGATGGGGGGCATGGGGGTGTGCCGGCAGATCAAGGACGAGGTGTTCAACTGCCCGCCGGTGCTGCTGCTCATGGGCCGCCCTCAGGATGCGTGGCTGGCCACGTGGAGCCGGGCCGATGCCGCGGTGACCCTTCCGGTGGACCCTGTCGAGTTCGCCGCCTCGCTCGCTTCTCTGTTGCGGCACAAGCGGTTGTTGAGCGCGTAG